One window of the Saccopteryx bilineata isolate mSacBil1 chromosome 2, mSacBil1_pri_phased_curated, whole genome shotgun sequence genome contains the following:
- the HSD17B1 gene encoding 17-beta-hydroxysteroid dehydrogenase type 1 isoform X1, whose translation MDRTVVLITGCSSGIGLHLALRLASDPSQSFKVYATFRDLSTQGPLWEAARSQGCSPGSLETLQLDVQDANSVAAAKARVTEGHVDVLVCNAGRGLHGPFELHSAEAVGSVLDVNLVGTVQMLQSFLPDMKRRRSGRILVTGSMGGLMGLPFNAVYCASKFAIEGLCESLAVLLPPFGIHVSLIECGPVRTAFQEKVQDGLGAALDAADAQTRDLFDQYQRHLEQVFRETAQDPEEVTEVGAGPGSGSGGGTRVLAATPGERSASVPRRSSSPRCAPRSQPCATSAPSASCPSCACASPTPAAAATSLLCGTLCSVTCARRVRTAPRRRPEPENWGFLSSVLQQPPRNKGLVPVISLSLLAPPRMCGSGE comes from the exons ATGGACCGCACTGTGGTGCTCATCACCGGCTGCTCCTCGGGCATTGGCCTGCACCTGGCTCTGCGCTTGGCATCAGACCCATCCCAGAGCTTCAAAG TGTACGCCACGTTTCGGGACCTGAGCACACAGGGCCCACTGTGGGAGGCAGCCAGGTCCCAAGGGTGCTCTCCTGGCTCGCTGGAGACACTGCAGCTGGATGTGCAGGATGCAAATTCTGTGGCTGCAGCCAAGGCACGGGTGACCGAAGGCCACGTGGATGTGTTGG TGTGCAACGCGGGCCGCGGCCTGCACGGGCCGTTCGAGCTGCACTCGGCGGAAGCAGTGGGCTCCGTGCTAGACGTGAACTTGGTCGGGACCGTGCAGATGCTTCAGTCCTTCCTGCCGGACATGAAGCGCCGCCGCTCAGGACGTATATTGGTGACTGGAAGCATGGGAGGCTTAATGG GGCTGCCCTTCAACGCCGTTTACTGTGCCAGCAAGTTCGCGATCGAAGGTTTATGTGAGAGTCTGGCGGTTCTGCTGCCGCCCTTCGGGATCCA TGTGAGCCTCATCGAGTGCGGCCCGGTGCGCACCGCCTTCCAGGAGAAGGTCCAGGACGGCCTCGGCGCGGCGCTGGACGCAGCAGACGCCCAAACCCGAGACCTCTTCGACCAGTACCAGCGCCACTTGGAGCAGGTCTTCCGGGAGACGGCGCAGGACCCAGAGGAGGTGACAGAGGTGGGTGCCGGGCCGGGCTCCGGGAGCGGGGGCGGCACGCGAGTCCTTGCAGCCACCCCCGGCGAGCGCTCCGCCTCCGTCCCCCGCAGGTCTTCCTCGCCGCGCTGCGCGCCCCGCAGCCAGCCCTGCGCTACTTCAGCTCCGAGCGCATCCTGCCCTTCGTGCGCCTGCGCCTCGCCGACCCCAGCGGCTGCAGCTACGTCGCTGCTATGCGGCACCTTATGTTCAGTGACATGCGCGCGGAGGGTCCGGACAGCACCCAGACGGAGGCCGGAGCCGGAGAACTGGGGGTTCCTGAGTTCGGTGCTCCAACAGCCGCCCCGCAATAAAGGCCTGGTCCCCgtgatctccctctctctccttgcgCCCCCGAGGATGTGTGGTTCTGGGGAATGA
- the HSD17B1 gene encoding 17-beta-hydroxysteroid dehydrogenase type 1 isoform X2: protein MDRTVVLITGCSSGIGLHLALRLASDPSQSFKVYATFRDLSTQGPLWEAARSQGCSPGSLETLQLDVQDANSVAAAKARVTEGHVDVLVCNAGRGLHGPFELHSAEAVGSVLDVNLVGTVQMLQSFLPDMKRRRSGRILVTGSMGGLMGLPFNAVYCASKFAIEGLCESLAVLLPPFGIHVSLIECGPVRTAFQEKVQDGLGAALDAADAQTRDLFDQYQRHLEQVFRETAQDPEEVTEVFLAALRAPQPALRYFSSERILPFVRLRLADPSGCSYVAAMRHLMFSDMRAEGPDSTQTEAGAGELGVPEFGAPTAAPQ, encoded by the exons ATGGACCGCACTGTGGTGCTCATCACCGGCTGCTCCTCGGGCATTGGCCTGCACCTGGCTCTGCGCTTGGCATCAGACCCATCCCAGAGCTTCAAAG TGTACGCCACGTTTCGGGACCTGAGCACACAGGGCCCACTGTGGGAGGCAGCCAGGTCCCAAGGGTGCTCTCCTGGCTCGCTGGAGACACTGCAGCTGGATGTGCAGGATGCAAATTCTGTGGCTGCAGCCAAGGCACGGGTGACCGAAGGCCACGTGGATGTGTTGG TGTGCAACGCGGGCCGCGGCCTGCACGGGCCGTTCGAGCTGCACTCGGCGGAAGCAGTGGGCTCCGTGCTAGACGTGAACTTGGTCGGGACCGTGCAGATGCTTCAGTCCTTCCTGCCGGACATGAAGCGCCGCCGCTCAGGACGTATATTGGTGACTGGAAGCATGGGAGGCTTAATGG GGCTGCCCTTCAACGCCGTTTACTGTGCCAGCAAGTTCGCGATCGAAGGTTTATGTGAGAGTCTGGCGGTTCTGCTGCCGCCCTTCGGGATCCA TGTGAGCCTCATCGAGTGCGGCCCGGTGCGCACCGCCTTCCAGGAGAAGGTCCAGGACGGCCTCGGCGCGGCGCTGGACGCAGCAGACGCCCAAACCCGAGACCTCTTCGACCAGTACCAGCGCCACTTGGAGCAGGTCTTCCGGGAGACGGCGCAGGACCCAGAGGAGGTGACAGAG GTCTTCCTCGCCGCGCTGCGCGCCCCGCAGCCAGCCCTGCGCTACTTCAGCTCCGAGCGCATCCTGCCCTTCGTGCGCCTGCGCCTCGCCGACCCCAGCGGCTGCAGCTACGTCGCTGCTATGCGGCACCTTATGTTCAGTGACATGCGCGCGGAGGGTCCGGACAGCACCCAGACGGAGGCCGGAGCCGGAGAACTGGGGGTTCCTGAGTTCGGTGCTCCAACAGCCGCCCCGCAATAA